Proteins encoded in a region of the Inquilinus sp. KBS0705 genome:
- a CDS encoding nuclease: MPKKSLLIVLFVLLSLWACNNNTTLYRVVKIKDGDTMELLSPDHQNITVRLAEIDCPEKNQAFGQAAKQFTAALCFGKLVKLDATQKDRYGRTVGQVLLEDGTNVNYEIVKNGYAWQYRAYSKNMQLSELEQNARQNHMGLWQDANPTPPWNFRKDEKTNRVSKKAAQPKKPKRHYKRRRKYRDSTAAQFN, encoded by the coding sequence ATGCCAAAAAAGTCCCTGTTAATTGTCCTTTTCGTGCTGTTATCCTTATGGGCTTGTAACAACAACACTACCCTTTACCGGGTAGTAAAAATAAAGGACGGCGATACTATGGAACTACTATCGCCCGATCATCAAAACATTACCGTACGCCTGGCCGAGATTGACTGCCCCGAAAAAAACCAGGCATTTGGGCAGGCCGCCAAACAGTTTACCGCCGCCTTGTGCTTTGGCAAGCTGGTAAAGCTGGATGCTACCCAAAAAGACCGCTACGGGCGCACAGTAGGGCAGGTGCTGCTGGAGGACGGTACCAACGTTAACTACGAAATTGTAAAGAACGGCTATGCCTGGCAATACCGCGCCTATTCAAAAAACATGCAGCTATCCGAACTGGAACAAAACGCCCGCCAAAACCACATGGGCCTGTGGCAGGATGCTAACCCCACACCCCCCTGGAATTTCAGGAAAGACGAAAAAACAAACCGTGTAAGTAAAAAGGCCGCCCAGCCCAAAAAGCCTAAACGGCACTATAAGCGCCGCCGCAAATACCGCGATAGTACTGCTGCACAATTTAATTGA
- a CDS encoding glyoxalase yields MKTIEILSVPVTDQQRAKDFYLKFGFTLMVENPFQGDSLWIQLGLPGGGTSITLVNWFPGLKAGTLTGNVIKCDDLDADIERIKAKGIEVGPADKTPWGRFATVKDPDGNAWSLHGK; encoded by the coding sequence ATGAAAACGATCGAAATTTTATCTGTGCCGGTAACCGACCAGCAAAGGGCAAAGGATTTTTACCTGAAATTTGGCTTTACCTTAATGGTAGAGAACCCTTTTCAGGGCGATTCGCTTTGGATACAATTAGGCCTGCCCGGTGGCGGCACTTCTATTACGCTGGTTAACTGGTTCCCCGGATTAAAGGCCGGCACCCTTACCGGTAATGTGATCAAATGCGATGACCTTGATGCCGATATTGAACGCATAAAAGCCAAGGGCATTGAAGTTGGCCCTGCCGATAAAACCCCCTGGGGCCGCTTTGCTACAGTAAAGGACCCTGATGGTAACGCCTGGAGCTTGCACGGGAAATAG
- the bla gene encoding subclass B1 metallo-beta-lactamase: MKLRLLLLCLLLSSVAFAQHGFKIGITPLNKNFYVCTSYGLPDGTTQFPANAVFAVTNAGIVLIDTPWGEDQTKQLIDTLQKRFNQKIALCISTHFHDDRTGGLDVLNKKDVETYASKLTYKLGKSRGEQLPNFTFAADTTFTVDSLEIQTFYPGEGHTRDNIVVWFPKDKILVGGCLIKSLDTKDIGYTLDANVSQWPLSVQKVAEKYKDAKFVIPGHQGWKGGLKQLPYTLKIIATQK, translated from the coding sequence ATGAAGTTGAGATTATTGCTTTTGTGTTTGTTACTATCGTCGGTTGCGTTTGCGCAGCATGGATTTAAAATAGGCATTACCCCCTTAAACAAAAACTTTTATGTGTGCACATCATACGGCCTGCCCGATGGCACCACCCAATTCCCGGCTAACGCGGTGTTTGCGGTTACCAATGCCGGTATAGTGCTGATAGACACACCCTGGGGCGAGGACCAAACCAAACAACTGATAGATACCTTACAAAAGCGTTTTAACCAAAAGATAGCGCTGTGCATATCTACCCACTTTCATGACGACCGCACAGGCGGGCTTGATGTATTGAACAAAAAAGATGTGGAGACCTATGCCAGCAAACTCACCTATAAATTAGGCAAAAGCCGCGGCGAACAGTTGCCCAACTTTACCTTTGCTGCCGATACTACTTTTACGGTAGACAGCCTGGAGATACAAACCTTTTACCCCGGCGAAGGCCACACCCGCGATAACATTGTAGTATGGTTCCCTAAAGACAAGATACTGGTAGGCGGCTGCCTTATAAAAAGCCTTGATACCAAAGATATAGGCTACACGCTTGATGCCAATGTTAGCCAATGGCCCCTATCGGTGCAAAAAGTGGCCGAGAAGTACAAAGATGCCAAATTTGTGATCCCCGGCCACCAGGGCTGGAAAGGTGGTTTAAAACAGCTGCCCTACACGCTTAAAATAATCGCGACCCAAAAATAA
- a CDS encoding VCBS repeat-containing protein — protein sequence MPNTYRLPANGLAALLVTITAAAIFILNGCGSNTDSPPTRAEILEQGAALSKKYCANCHQYPKPALLDNHIWETSVLPAMALKLGFQSEMGQLYADKQSLINIIDWQKIVEYYKANSPKKLEVPKPNAVTDWAIFKLQRPLGTNKSATAMTTLARYNPFNKTLYTADAANNVYSWDASLRPALVAKLPSPVSYAEFFKTAEGKNTGVFTSLGVMPPNDYLKGSLNEVQLDGKHVVTTLADSLPRPVQLASGDFNKDGLTDYIVCGFGNEKGALFLVQQQPNHKFVKKVIRAVPGAIQLEMGDFNNDGWPDFLCQFAQADEGLWLFLNDKQGGFKSQNLLRFPPVYGTYSFQLVDMNNDDKKDIIYICGDNNDLSPILKPYHGVYIFTNQGNCKFKQTYFYHLNGASKAIAADFDGDGDMDIANIAFFPDFKNTPQEGFTYMEQTGKGKFKAHNIPINTEGRWLVMDAADLDGDGDLDIVLGNFSIYEEKLLNQKDFKPNWNAHQPIIVLQNTSKKP from the coding sequence ATGCCTAATACCTACAGGCTACCGGCCAATGGTTTGGCTGCTTTATTGGTAACCATAACCGCCGCGGCTATATTTATTTTGAATGGTTGCGGCAGTAATACAGATAGCCCTCCAACCCGCGCCGAAATACTGGAGCAGGGTGCTGCACTATCAAAAAAGTATTGCGCCAACTGCCATCAATACCCAAAGCCCGCCCTGCTTGACAACCACATTTGGGAAACCAGTGTATTGCCTGCAATGGCCCTTAAATTGGGCTTTCAAAGCGAAATGGGGCAGCTTTATGCCGATAAGCAATCGCTGATAAATATAATAGACTGGCAAAAAATAGTTGAATACTATAAAGCCAATTCGCCCAAAAAGCTGGAAGTACCAAAACCAAATGCCGTTACCGATTGGGCTATATTTAAACTGCAGCGCCCTTTAGGCACAAATAAAAGTGCCACCGCCATGACCACCCTAGCGCGGTACAACCCATTTAATAAAACCCTGTACACTGCCGATGCGGCTAACAACGTGTACAGCTGGGATGCCAGTTTAAGGCCTGCGCTGGTTGCCAAATTACCATCGCCGGTTAGCTATGCTGAGTTTTTTAAAACAGCCGAGGGTAAAAACACAGGTGTATTTACCAGCCTTGGGGTAATGCCGCCTAACGATTATCTTAAAGGCAGCTTAAATGAGGTGCAGTTAGATGGCAAACATGTAGTAACAACCCTGGCTGACAGCCTGCCCCGCCCCGTACAATTAGCATCGGGCGATTTTAACAAGGATGGCCTTACCGACTATATTGTTTGCGGCTTTGGTAACGAGAAAGGGGCGTTGTTTTTGGTACAGCAGCAGCCAAACCACAAGTTTGTTAAAAAAGTGATACGGGCCGTGCCCGGTGCTATACAGCTGGAGATGGGCGATTTTAACAACGATGGCTGGCCCGATTTTTTGTGCCAGTTTGCCCAGGCCGATGAGGGCCTTTGGCTGTTTTTAAACGATAAGCAGGGTGGTTTTAAATCGCAAAACCTGCTGCGTTTCCCGCCGGTGTATGGTACCTACAGTTTTCAACTGGTTGATATGAATAATGATGATAAAAAAGATATCATCTATATATGCGGCGACAATAACGACCTCTCGCCGATATTAAAGCCTTACCACGGGGTGTATATATTTACCAACCAGGGCAACTGTAAGTTTAAACAAACCTATTTTTATCACCTAAATGGCGCTTCAAAAGCCATAGCCGCCGATTTTGATGGCGATGGCGATATGGATATTGCCAACATCGCTTTTTTCCCCGATTTTAAGAATACTCCGCAGGAAGGCTTTACCTATATGGAGCAAACCGGGAAGGGTAAATTTAAAGCGCACAACATCCCCATAAATACAGAGGGCCGCTGGCTGGTGATGGATGCCGCCGATTTGGATGGCGACGGCGACCTGGACATTGTTTTGGGCAATTTTTCTATCTACGAGGAAAAGCTGCTGAACCAAAAGGATTTTAAACCCAATTGGAACGCGCATCAGCCCATTATTGTACTGCAAAACACTTCAAAAAAGCCTTAA
- a CDS encoding penicillin acylase family protein, which translates to MKVFKALFSLAITVALIWALQTKFGDVPPLGAFLNPATGFWQNAESKNIIAAKQLKLSGLQGKVTIRYDENRIPHIFAENDHDLYYAQGYITATERLWQMDIQTRSAAGRLAEVVGDKALALDRYHRRMGMTYGAENTLRGMMQDPVMSQVINAYTDGVNAYIKHLRPGGYPIEFKLLDYAPEEWKPINSAFLLKLMSETLAGGSNELGMTNVLNKFGAAAVNDLFPDYPSKESPIIPEGTKWNFTPLDIPQPPASFKAQMVAGMINREKVAGLGSNNWAISGSKTASGYPILANDPHLNLTMPSIWYQMQLAAPGVNVYGVTLPGAPCVVIGYNQKASWGVTNVDADILDWYQVKFKDAARNQYWYNNKWNNVTRRIETIKVRGGQTITDTVIYTHYGPVVYDNAAVAKGGHINVPVGNALKWVAHLESNEFKTFYLLNRAGNYDQYREALKYYTAPAQNFVFASADNDIAITPNGKLPLKYKEQGKFIMDGSNPANEWHGWIPFEQNPTVKNPPRGFVSSANQSPADKTYPYYINWRFESYNRAKRINDRLGAMQKATADSMRVLQTDDYSIRAQDVLPTMLRYIDASKLDDTQLAAFNELKKWDKFFKAKSVGASIYNKWWLEFYNFTWANKFTIPDTLYTYPSYDRTETMLLKDMNSKWFDDPRTPAKESGTDILLHAFTAAVDGLARDHGKMGEGWQWGKVKPFEVAHLGHVPGFGSGNFESGGEGFTINALEDGHGPSWRMVVQLGPQTKGYGIIPGGESGNPGSFFYDDMLKTWQAGKLNELLFLTSPAQTSPRIKTTLTLNKK; encoded by the coding sequence ATGAAAGTATTTAAGGCCTTATTTTCCCTGGCAATTACCGTGGCGCTTATATGGGCATTGCAAACCAAATTTGGCGATGTGCCGCCGCTGGGGGCATTTTTAAACCCGGCAACAGGTTTTTGGCAAAATGCCGAAAGTAAAAACATTATAGCCGCTAAACAGCTAAAGCTAAGCGGCCTGCAAGGAAAAGTAACCATACGATACGACGAAAACCGTATTCCGCATATTTTTGCAGAGAACGACCACGACCTTTATTATGCGCAGGGCTATATTACCGCTACCGAGCGCTTGTGGCAAATGGATATACAAACCCGCAGCGCGGCGGGCAGATTAGCCGAAGTGGTAGGCGATAAGGCGCTGGCGTTGGACCGCTACCACCGCCGCATGGGCATGACCTACGGTGCCGAGAATACACTGCGCGGCATGATGCAGGACCCGGTAATGAGCCAAGTGATAAACGCTTATACCGATGGCGTAAATGCTTATATTAAGCACCTGCGCCCGGGCGGTTACCCTATAGAATTTAAACTGCTTGATTATGCGCCCGAAGAATGGAAACCCATCAACTCGGCATTTTTGCTTAAGCTGATGTCCGAAACGCTGGCCGGCGGCAGCAATGAACTGGGCATGACCAACGTGCTGAATAAATTTGGCGCTGCGGCCGTTAACGACCTGTTCCCGGATTATCCCTCAAAAGAAAGCCCTATTATCCCCGAAGGGACAAAGTGGAACTTTACCCCTCTTGATATACCGCAGCCCCCCGCCAGCTTTAAGGCACAAATGGTAGCCGGAATGATAAACCGCGAAAAAGTTGCTGGTTTGGGTAGTAACAACTGGGCCATCAGCGGCAGCAAAACCGCATCGGGCTACCCCATATTGGCCAACGACCCGCATTTGAACCTCACCATGCCATCTATATGGTACCAAATGCAGCTGGCAGCGCCGGGGGTAAACGTATATGGCGTTACACTGCCGGGGGCACCCTGCGTGGTTATTGGCTACAACCAAAAAGCAAGCTGGGGCGTAACCAATGTAGATGCCGATATTTTAGACTGGTACCAGGTAAAGTTTAAAGATGCCGCCCGCAACCAATACTGGTACAATAACAAATGGAACAACGTAACCCGCCGTATAGAAACCATTAAAGTGCGCGGCGGGCAAACCATTACCGATACGGTGATATACACGCATTATGGCCCGGTGGTATACGATAACGCTGCCGTTGCCAAAGGCGGCCATATTAATGTGCCCGTAGGCAATGCCCTTAAATGGGTAGCACACCTGGAAAGTAACGAGTTTAAAACCTTTTACCTGCTTAACCGTGCAGGTAACTACGACCAGTATCGCGAAGCATTAAAATACTATACCGCGCCCGCCCAAAACTTTGTGTTTGCATCGGCAGATAATGATATAGCCATTACACCAAACGGTAAACTGCCGCTAAAGTATAAAGAGCAGGGCAAGTTTATAATGGATGGCAGCAACCCCGCCAACGAATGGCATGGCTGGATACCCTTTGAACAAAACCCAACGGTTAAAAACCCGCCGAGGGGATTTGTAAGCTCGGCCAATCAATCGCCGGCAGATAAAACCTACCCATATTACATTAATTGGCGCTTTGAAAGTTATAACCGCGCCAAACGCATAAACGACCGCCTTGGCGCTATGCAAAAGGCTACGGCAGATAGTATGCGTGTTTTGCAGACCGACGATTACAGCATACGCGCGCAGGATGTTTTGCCCACTATGCTGCGCTACATTGATGCCAGTAAGCTGGACGATACGCAGCTGGCAGCATTTAACGAGCTGAAAAAATGGGATAAGTTTTTCAAAGCAAAATCGGTAGGGGCCAGCATTTACAATAAATGGTGGCTTGAATTTTATAACTTTACCTGGGCCAATAAGTTTACCATCCCCGATACGTTGTATACCTACCCATCATACGACCGTACCGAAACCATGTTGCTTAAAGACATGAACTCGAAGTGGTTTGATGACCCGCGCACGCCCGCAAAGGAAAGCGGTACCGATATATTGCTGCATGCCTTTACAGCAGCAGTTGACGGGCTTGCACGCGACCATGGTAAAATGGGCGAGGGCTGGCAATGGGGCAAAGTAAAACCTTTTGAGGTGGCGCATTTGGGCCATGTGCCGGGTTTTGGGTCGGGTAATTTTGAGAGCGGCGGCGAAGGCTTTACCATAAACGCGCTGGAAGACGGGCACGGCCCATCGTGGCGCATGGTGGTGCAATTGGGGCCGCAAACCAAAGGCTACGGTATTATACCCGGCGGCGAAAGCGGCAACCCCGGCAGCTTTTTTTACGATGATATGCTAAAAACCTGGCAGGCCGGTAAGCTGAACGAACTACTTTTCCTGACTTCGCCCGCACAAACTTCGCCCCGGATAAAAACAACCTTAACCTTAAACAAAAAGTAA
- the pgmB gene encoding beta-phosphoglucomutase, with protein MNNLKACIFDLDGVIVDTAVYHYKAWKRLANQMGFDFTEHQNEQLKGVSRMASLDLILGWGNVIKTDAEKLELATRKNDWYTDMINHMTPAEILPGAGEFVQACRDAGFKTAIGSASKNSITILTKLNLLPLFDAIIDGNKVSMPKPDPEVFLNAAKELNVIPADCVVFEDAVAGIEAALNGGMKAIGIGDAATLTRADLVVSGLDKMNLEILKEL; from the coding sequence ATGAACAACCTGAAAGCCTGCATATTTGACCTTGATGGCGTAATTGTAGATACCGCGGTGTATCATTACAAAGCCTGGAAACGCCTGGCCAACCAAATGGGCTTTGATTTTACCGAACACCAAAACGAACAGCTAAAGGGAGTAAGCCGTATGGCCTCGCTTGATCTGATACTGGGCTGGGGCAACGTAATCAAAACCGATGCCGAAAAACTGGAACTGGCTACCCGCAAAAACGACTGGTATACCGATATGATAAACCACATGACACCTGCCGAGATATTGCCCGGCGCAGGTGAGTTTGTGCAAGCCTGCCGCGATGCCGGTTTTAAAACAGCCATAGGCTCGGCAAGTAAAAACTCCATCACCATTTTAACAAAGCTTAACCTGCTGCCCCTGTTTGATGCCATTATTGATGGTAACAAAGTGAGCATGCCCAAACCCGACCCCGAAGTATTTTTAAACGCCGCTAAAGAACTTAATGTAATCCCTGCCGATTGCGTTGTGTTTGAAGACGCTGTCGCGGGTATAGAAGCCGCTTTAAATGGCGGGATGAAAGCTATAGGCATTGGCGATGCAGCTACGCTTACAAGAGCTGATTTAGTGGTTAGCGGCCTTGATAAAATGAACCTGGAGATATTGAAAGAGTTGTAA
- a CDS encoding VCBS repeat-containing protein, protein MRLKRTFWFTSCMVIGVAILSLSTLLNGCKSKTGNGFEFTGDTLADGKKLAEINCKRCHALVPVDALTKDVWTVHTLPAMAHNFGIKTYGIDYYKDETDTSGLTLPEWAAIVNYYKKLAPDTLAAAKPPVPLQKDWAGFTLKKAARSNDICFTTMVAASPAGKIYTGDVVSGNLTEWDKQLNISSVTKLPSAAIQANFVKDASGAEKAIVTAIGRIDPIDFPNGRVFDVALGGKLQATEIAADLPRPVQTINADFDKDGKAEIIVLGQGSLKGGIYMLKLAADGKTYKQTTLSDRPGAVQAVTGDFNKDSWPDLMVLFGSSNEGLSLMLNDKKGGFTSKELMSFPPVYGSTSFQLTDIDKDGNPDLIYTCGYNFRDSRILKPYHGLYIFKNTGNFNFKQTWFYPINGCTKAIAADFDNDGDLDIATTAFFADMKNNPAEEFIYFEQDKAMQFKPHAVPVSQYGRWMAMEVADHNNDGKPDIILGNYASGFLFQPNFAPKWDEHTPFIVLENNIKK, encoded by the coding sequence ATGAGACTAAAGAGGACTTTTTGGTTTACATCCTGCATGGTAATAGGCGTAGCAATTTTATCGCTTAGTACTTTACTTAATGGCTGCAAAAGCAAAACAGGCAATGGTTTTGAGTTTACAGGAGATACCCTTGCCGATGGTAAAAAGCTGGCCGAAATTAACTGTAAGCGCTGCCATGCCTTAGTGCCCGTAGATGCACTAACAAAAGATGTTTGGACGGTACATACGTTACCGGCGATGGCGCATAATTTTGGTATTAAAACCTACGGTATCGATTATTATAAGGACGAAACGGATACCTCGGGCCTAACTTTACCCGAATGGGCCGCTATTGTAAACTACTATAAAAAATTAGCGCCGGATACGCTTGCTGCTGCTAAGCCGCCGGTGCCTTTACAAAAAGATTGGGCAGGTTTTACACTTAAAAAGGCGGCCCGATCAAACGATATTTGTTTCACTACAATGGTGGCCGCCAGCCCCGCGGGTAAAATATATACCGGCGATGTGGTATCGGGCAACTTAACCGAGTGGGATAAGCAATTAAACATCAGCAGTGTTACCAAACTGCCATCGGCGGCTATACAAGCTAATTTTGTAAAGGATGCATCGGGTGCCGAAAAGGCAATAGTTACCGCTATAGGGCGCATAGATCCTATTGATTTCCCTAACGGGAGGGTATTTGATGTGGCACTGGGTGGCAAACTGCAGGCAACCGAAATAGCGGCAGACCTGCCAAGGCCGGTACAAACCATTAACGCCGACTTTGATAAGGACGGGAAAGCAGAAATAATAGTGTTAGGCCAGGGTAGCCTGAAAGGCGGCATTTATATGCTAAAATTAGCGGCCGATGGTAAAACCTATAAACAAACCACCCTAAGCGACAGGCCCGGCGCGGTGCAAGCCGTTACCGGCGATTTTAACAAGGATAGCTGGCCCGACCTGATGGTGCTGTTCGGCAGCTCTAACGAGGGCTTATCGCTCATGCTGAATGACAAAAAAGGTGGCTTTACATCAAAAGAACTGATGAGCTTTCCGCCGGTTTATGGGTCTACCAGTTTCCAGCTAACGGATATTGACAAGGATGGCAACCCCGACCTGATATATACCTGCGGTTACAACTTCCGCGATTCGCGGATATTGAAGCCTTACCATGGTTTGTACATATTTAAAAATACAGGCAACTTTAACTTTAAGCAAACCTGGTTTTACCCTATAAATGGTTGTACCAAAGCCATTGCTGCCGATTTTGATAACGATGGCGATTTGGATATTGCTACCACCGCGTTTTTTGCTGATATGAAAAATAACCCTGCCGAAGAGTTTATTTACTTTGAGCAGGACAAAGCCATGCAATTTAAACCGCATGCGGTACCCGTAAGCCAATACGGCCGCTGGATGGCCATGGAAGTTGCCGACCATAACAACGATGGCAAGCCCGATATAATTTTAGGTAATTATGCCAGCGGGTTTTTGTTTCAGCCCAATTTTGCACCAAAGTGGGACGAGCATACACCATTTATAGTACTGGAAAACAACATAAAAAAATAG
- a CDS encoding FtsX-like permease family protein, whose translation MFKNLFKTAWRNVYRQRSYTLINIIGLGSGIAVCMVIFVLIQFHVSFDDFHTKKDRIYRLLTEYHHADSKDIFYGSGVPRAVPQGIKTSIPEVEEIAPVYHQNDEQLQVLNADGGIAKKFKEQGTFLTTAAFFKIFDFPLIQGDKATALKDPNSVILTQETADRYFGDWKTAMGKTIKWNNRDVLKVTGILAPIPKNSDFQMHVVISLGTGFTADLLKSKDWDSTGGYFACYVLLAPNVTQAHLTARLRALVKKNHSPDNMDSEITQPVGDIHFDNKAGNYSNKSITHQMINMLWMIALFILVIACVNFINLATAQAVNRAKEVGIRKVLGGNRGQLQMQFLAETLVIVLVSLVLAAGISVLAVPAVGKIMDLPLSAGMLLQYQVAAFMVALTIGVTIVAGFYPSMVLSGFNPINALKSKLAFKSSKGISLRHALVVFQFIIAQGLIICTIIIVKQMNFFTHESMGFAKDAMVNVPFPTDSVAISKLEYLKKRITDLNGVEKLSLSSDVPAGDDDNWTMFTYENAAKPVDFYSIIKNADEQYIPTYKLQLVAGHNLAASDTTREFLVNEALAQKMGIRNPKDMLGKQIALGNFAKGRVAGVLKNFHNRSLKDEYAPLLITTYKKRYHIANIKLNTADMQASLKGIENIWNEVYPDYAFEYRFLDESIASFYKQENQLSQIYECFAIVAILLSCLGLYGLASFMAVQRLKEVGIRKVLGSSVSGIVYLFSKEFIILVGIGFVIASPITWYLMSKWLQDYTYRIEIHWSIFLLAGGVAIGIALATVSFQLIKAALINPIKSLRTE comes from the coding sequence ATGTTTAAAAATCTATTTAAAACTGCATGGCGTAATGTTTATCGCCAACGGTCGTATACGCTTATCAATATTATCGGCCTTGGGTCGGGCATTGCCGTGTGTATGGTAATTTTTGTGCTGATACAGTTCCATGTAAGTTTTGATGACTTTCATACCAAAAAGGATAGGATATACCGCCTGCTTACAGAGTATCATCATGCCGATTCAAAAGATATTTTTTACGGCTCCGGCGTACCCAGGGCTGTACCGCAGGGCATCAAAACCAGTATCCCCGAGGTTGAGGAAATAGCCCCTGTGTACCATCAAAACGACGAGCAATTGCAAGTTTTAAATGCGGATGGCGGTATTGCCAAGAAATTCAAAGAGCAAGGAACGTTTTTAACCACTGCGGCCTTTTTCAAAATATTTGATTTCCCCTTAATACAGGGCGATAAAGCAACTGCCTTAAAAGACCCCAACTCGGTTATACTGACACAGGAAACCGCCGACCGTTATTTTGGCGACTGGAAAACCGCTATGGGCAAAACCATTAAATGGAACAACAGGGATGTGCTGAAAGTAACAGGTATACTGGCGCCAATACCTAAAAACAGCGATTTTCAAATGCATGTTGTTATATCATTAGGTACCGGTTTTACAGCCGACCTTTTAAAATCGAAAGATTGGGATAGCACAGGTGGTTATTTTGCATGCTATGTATTATTGGCACCCAACGTTACCCAAGCACACCTTACCGCCAGGCTGCGTGCTTTGGTGAAAAAGAACCACTCGCCCGATAATATGGACAGCGAAATTACCCAACCGGTGGGGGATATACACTTTGACAACAAAGCTGGCAACTATTCAAACAAATCCATCACCCACCAAATGATAAACATGCTGTGGATGATAGCGCTGTTTATTTTGGTGATAGCCTGTGTGAATTTTATAAACCTGGCCACCGCGCAGGCGGTTAATCGCGCCAAAGAGGTAGGCATACGTAAAGTATTGGGTGGCAACCGCGGCCAGCTGCAAATGCAGTTTTTAGCCGAAACATTGGTAATTGTACTGGTATCGTTGGTATTGGCGGCGGGTATTAGCGTGCTGGCCGTGCCGGCAGTAGGTAAAATTATGGATCTGCCTTTATCTGCAGGTATGTTGCTACAGTATCAGGTAGCTGCCTTTATGGTGGCGCTTACAATTGGGGTAACCATTGTAGCGGGTTTCTATCCATCAATGGTGCTATCGGGTTTTAACCCTATCAATGCCTTAAAAAGTAAGCTGGCCTTTAAATCATCCAAAGGGATATCGTTAAGGCATGCGCTGGTAGTATTCCAGTTTATTATTGCGCAGGGACTCATCATTTGCACCATCATTATAGTAAAGCAAATGAACTTTTTTACCCACGAAAGCATGGGCTTTGCAAAAGATGCCATGGTGAATGTGCCTTTCCCTACAGATAGTGTTGCTATAAGTAAATTGGAATACCTTAAAAAAAGAATAACTGATTTGAACGGTGTGGAAAAGCTAAGCTTAAGCTCGGACGTGCCGGCAGGCGATGATGATAACTGGACAATGTTTACTTATGAAAATGCCGCTAAACCGGTAGATTTTTATTCTATTATTAAAAATGCCGACGAGCAGTATATACCTACCTATAAATTACAGCTGGTAGCCGGGCATAATTTAGCCGCTTCAGACACCACCCGTGAGTTTTTGGTGAATGAGGCTTTAGCGCAAAAGATGGGTATACGTAACCCCAAGGATATGTTAGGCAAACAAATAGCGTTAGGCAATTTTGCAAAGGGCAGGGTAGCAGGTGTATTAAAGAATTTTCACAACCGGTCGTTAAAAGACGAATACGCACCTTTGCTGATAACTACCTACAAAAAACGCTATCATATAGCAAACATCAAGCTAAATACGGCTGATATGCAGGCATCATTAAAAGGTATTGAAAATATATGGAACGAGGTTTACCCCGACTATGCCTTTGAATACCGCTTTTTAGACGAAAGCATAGCGAGTTTTTACAAGCAGGAGAACCAGTTATCGCAGATATACGAATGCTTTGCCATAGTGGCCATATTACTAAGCTGCCTGGGTTTATATGGCCTGGCATCGTTTATGGCCGTACAGCGCCTAAAAGAGGTTGGTATACGCAAAGTGCTGGGTTCGTCGGTATCGGGTATTGTTTACCTGTTCTCTAAGGAGTTTATCATATTGGTAGGTATTGGTTTTGTAATAGCATCGCCCATAACATGGTATTTAATGAGTAAATGGCTGCAGGATTATACCTACCGGATAGAGATACATTGGAGTATATTTTTGTTGGCCGGTGGGGTAGCCATTGGGATAGCTTTAGCTACGGTTAGTTTCCAGTTGATCAAAGCGGCCTTAATAAATCCAATTAAAAGTTTGCGTACGGAGTAG